One part of the Lycium ferocissimum isolate CSIRO_LF1 unplaced genomic scaffold, AGI_CSIRO_Lferr_CH_V1 ctg4329, whole genome shotgun sequence genome encodes these proteins:
- the LOC132044382 gene encoding uncharacterized protein LOC132044382, whose amino-acid sequence MCEYHGTHGHRIEDCRQLREEVAWLLKNGHLREFLSDRGNGHYKGKENHKQIEPVEPQHVINMIIGGTDMPRGPMMKRTKVSIVREKRTRDYVPEGSISFNDEDAEGSSANIIRWRVVEQLGLLDQIVPIARVLSGFNMASETTKGEIFLPVNIAGTLQQIMFYVIEGEMKYNVLLGRPWIHSMREVPSTLHQMLKFPTSEGIKTVCGEQPMAREIFAIEEAPFIQKESVQKAVESTKGKDTK is encoded by the exons ATGTGTGAGTATCATGGGACTCATGGCCATAGGATCGAAGACTGTCGCCAATTGAGAGAGGAGGTAGCTTGGTTGTTAAAAAACGGTCACCTTCGTGAATTCTTGAGTGACCGAGGCAATGGACACtataaaggcaaggaaaatcacaaacaaatcgAGCCCGTGGAGCCACAACACgtgatcaatatgataatcGGAGGAACGGATATGCCACGAGGACCGATGATGAAGAGGACAAAGGTTTCAATTGTTCGAGAGAAGCGGACCAGGGATTATGTGCCCGAAGGATCTATTTCCTTCAACGATGAggatgcagaag GTAGTtcggccaatattatccgaTGGAGAGTGGTAGAACAACTGGGGCTTTTGGACCAAATTGTTCCGATAGCTCGGGTTCTCAGTGGATTCAATATGGCAAGCGAAACTACTAAGGGAGAAATCTTTTTGCCAGTCAATATCGCCGGGACTCTTCAGCAAATAATGTTTTATGTCATCGAGGGTGAGATGAAGTATAATGTGTTGCTTGGCAGACCGTGGATTCATAGCATGAGGGAAGTACCCTCGACATTGCATCAAATGTTAAAATTTCCGACCTCAGAAGGGATAAAAACGGTCTGTGGTGAACAACCCATGGCAAGGGAGATTTTCGCGATCGAAGAAGCACCCTTCATTCAGAAGGAATCGGTCCAAAAAGCCGTTGAATCAACCAAAGGCAAAGATACTAAATAG